One Fictibacillus halophilus genomic window, GGTAAGGAGAAACTTCTTTCTCTTCTTCAAGACAACAGCCCTGAACTATTTGCTGAGCAAGTCACTTTAGATTTGAATGTTCGTAAAATAAACTGACATTTTCTTTTGATCAGGATTTGATCAGAAGAAGGTGTCCTTTTTTTATGTGAAAAATAATCCAAGTGTACTATATTGTAAATTCTTTGTAAGTCTTTTTAACTGTTTTAATATAAAACTAACAATTGAATCGACAGAATTGTGTTATATTTTTCATGGATTTACTAAGTTTTACATACTATTAGTGAGGCAGGTGGAACAATATGTTCATGAAAATGACAAAAAGGATTACGAATATTAGTATCATGGTAGCCATGGTACTTAGCATGGTTTTGCCACTGCAACAAACAGCTTCCGCAGCTGACGTTCTAACGGTTAACGAAGCATTGGTGAAGCAAGATAAATCGAAACAGGTAGTTGAAGGGTATATTGTAGGGACTGTTAAAGGTGGCACTGGGTCTTCTATCTCATTCAAACATGAAGGACCATTTACAGCGAATACCAATCTAGCTATCGCAGATTCAGCAAACGAAACAGATAAAACGAAGATTTTGACTGTTCAGTTACCAGGTAATGATGTTAGAACTGCATTGAACCTTGTCGATCATCCTGAGAACTTAGGGAAAAAAGTGCAACTATCAGGAACGGTCGAAGCTTATTTTAGTGTGCCAGGACTTAAAAATGTGGACAAATTTCAGTTTATTGATGGTGCTCCTTCTGAACCACAAGTGGAAGAAGTAAAAGCATCAGTCGAGGGCCAGGTTGTCTCTAAAGGGACTTCTGTAGTACTATCCACTGAAACAGCGGATGCTGCAATTTATTACACGGTTGACGGACAAGACCCGACTACAGAAAGCACACGTTATACATCTCCTATAACCGTGAACGAAGATGTAACGATTAAAGCTGTTGCTGTTAAAGAAGGTTTAAAGAATAGTAACATTTCAGAGTTTAAATACCAAGTTGCTCTAGCTGGACTTCGTATCCATGATATTCAAGGGGCGAGTCATCAATCTCCTGTTGCAAATAAAGCAGTAGAAGGTGTAGAAGGAATTGTAACAAAAGTTGTTGATAACAATAATTTTTATATGCAAGACGTAAAGCCGGACCAAGATTATAGGACGTCTGAGGGTATTTTGGTCTACCAAAAAGATCACGGACAAGCTAAAGGAAATCTGGTCTCCGTTGATGGATTAGTAAAAGAGTGGGTACTTGAAGGGTATTCAGATAAATTAAAAACAGATCTAGCTGCTACAGAGATTAATGCAAGTCGCATCACAAAACTACAAGAAGGACAAAAACTTCCTAAATCAACGATCATCGGTTTGTTTGGTCTTCAACAGCCAACAAGAGTGATCGATAATGATAACTTTGGAGTGTTTGATCCAAAAGAAGACGGCATCGATTTTTATGAAAGTTTAGAAGGAATGCTTGTCGAAGTTAAAAACCCTGGAGTTCTTGCACCTCAAAAGTATGGAGAACTTGTTGTAGTGCCAGATTTTTGGAAGCAAAAAGAATTTAACTCATCAGGTGGTCTGAACATCACAGAATTTGATTATAACCCTGAGCGGATTTTTATTGATATTAACGATGAATCGTTTGTTGCAAAAACAGGAGATTTCTTCTTAGGCTCTATTACAGGTGTTGTAAGTTACGGGTTTGGTAACTATAAAATGTTAGCTGATCGTGAAGAACTTCCGCCATTTGTTGAAGGGAAAACAAAACCGGAAGTTACAAAGATTCATGAAAAACATAAAGAGTTGACGATCGCGAGCTTTAACGTGGAGAACTTTTCTGCATTAAAAGAAGGACGTGACAGTACGAGTGATGAAAAAGTATCACGTATCGCAAAATCTATCGTACGTAACTTAAACGCACCAGATATCGTAGGACTTGTGGAGATGCAAGATGGAAACGGTCCAACAAATGATGGTACGACAGATGCCAAAGCAAGTGCTGACCGATTAATTGCAGAGATTACAGCGCAAGGCGGTCCACACTATGTGTATACAGATATCGCTCCAGTTGATGGCAAAGATGGCGGTATTCCTGGCGGTAACATTCGTGTAGGATTCATCTACAATCCTGAACGTGTTTCCCTAGCAGAAGGAGCAAAAGGTACAGCAACTGAAGCGGTAGGATATAAGGACGGTAAGCTTACTGTAAATCCTGGGCGTATCGATCCAGCAAACCCAGCATTTGAAAACAGCCGAAAGCCAGTCGCAGCACAGTTTATGTTTAAAGGTGAAAGCGTAATTGTGGTTGCCAACCATTTTAACTCAAAAGGTGGAGATCAGCCGCTGTTTGGGAAAAAACAGCCTCCTTTCCTTGGAAGTGAAGCGCAGCGTTTAGAGATTGCGGGAATTGTAAATCAGTTTGTTAAAAATGTTAAGACCGAAGATAAGGATGCAAAGGTAGTGTTGCTAGGAGATTTCAATGATTTTGAGTTTACGAAGACGCTACAAAAAGTGAAAGGCGAAGAACTGACGAACATGATCGAAGAAGTTCCTTTTAAAGAGCGCTACACATATTCTTATCAAGGAAACGCTCAAGTTCTTGATCATATTTTAGTAACAAACAATATGGCAAGAAAGACGAAAGTGGACATCGTTCATATCAATTCGCAGTTTATGGAGGAACACGGTCGAGCAAGTGATCATGATCCTGTCTTAATTCAAGTTAAACTAGATAAAGTCAGATAAACTAATAAAAGTCATCCGCATGTTGTGGATGACTTTTTCTTGTGAGATATAGTTTAGCGACGGTATCCCCCACCTAGTTGCTGTTCAGCCATTTGAACAAGACGTTTAGTGATTTCACCACCAACAGATCCATTCGCACGGGATGTTGTGTCTGGTCCTAGTTGAACACCAAACTCAGAAGCGATTTCATACTTCATTTGATCCAAAGCTGCTTGTGCTCCAGCCACTACTAATTCGTTAGAGTTATTGTTACGTGCCATATGTATCACCTCCTTGTATTACTAGTTTGTATATATTTAACAAATTTATGCACATGTTGGAAAAACTTTTTTAGGAGATTATGTAATAAATAGGTATTCGCATATTTTTGCCTTTACCGACACCAAAAGCCGTAAATTTCGTATGATACATCATCCCCCTATTTTTATTTTCTAGATAAGCACTGAGCTGGTTTTACCGCTCAGTGCTTTCTGTTTTATGACTTTTGCTGAACTAGGTTTGGTGTTTCAAATACTAGCTGATTAATACATAACAAAATAACTTTGTAGAAATTAGAATAAAGAAAAAGTATTTGATTTTCACTCATTCGATTTATAATGAATGAAGGGTGTAGGTTTATAAGATATATGAAAAAATATGGATCAAAACTGTGAATGTTATTATGAGAATTATGCAAATGGGAGAGCGGGTGTATGATGGGGAATCAAAAAGAATATTCCCGGTGGAAAGGTATAGGACTTGCATTAGCAGGGGCTTCCCTTTGGGGTTTCTCAGGAAATGCGGCAGAATGGATCTTTTCTCATTCAGCAATGACTGCAACATGGTTAGTATCAGTCCGCATGGTGATGGCTGGAGCGCTGTTATTATTTCTTGTTTCTTTTCATCACAATATATTTGAAGTTTGGAAGAACAAAAAAGATCGTTTTGATTTAATGATATTTTCCTTAACGGGTATGCTTGGGGCTCAGCTTACTTTCTTTTTGAGTATAGAAGCGGGAAATGCTCCAACTGCAACACTGCTTCAATTTTTAGGGCCGGTGTTTATTACGATCTATTTTGCGTTAAAGTTCTTTAAATGGCCAAAACGAAAAGAATGGATCGCGGTTCTAATGGCGCTTTCAGGAACCTTTTTACTATTAACTAATGGAAGTTTGCAAGAGATAACGGTTTCCGAAAAAGCTATTTTCTGGGGAGTTCTTTCAGGTATTTCTGTAGCTGTATATACCGTATATCCTGTTAGATTACTAAAGCAGTATGCATCTGCTACGATCGTAGGCTGGGCAATGCTGCTCGGAGGATCTGCCGTTTCTATATTTACTCAGCCATGGCAGGCAAATGCAATCGATTGGTCATTATCACTATTTTGGATGCTTTCATTTGTTGTAGTATTCGGAACGTTATTGCCTTTTTATCTTTACTTAGACAGCTTAAAGTATATAAGCTCGACAGAAACGAGCTTACTTGGGAGTGCTGAACCTTTAGTTGCAACACTCGTATCTGTTATTTGGCTCGGTACTGCGTTTGGAAGTTTTCAAACCGCTGGTGGCATGCTGATTATATTGACAGTATTCTTGCTATCTATGCCAGAAAAGGGATTGATCCAAGTGAAGCAAAATTAAACAATAAGAAAGTAAAGGAATACGCATGATTTGACATTTATAAGGAATCGTACCACTATGGTAGGGTAGAACATTCAACAGGAGACGATGCGATATGAATGACAAAATAGTATTTTTCGATATAGATGGAACGTTAGTAAACGATGAAAAAAAGATTCCTGATAGCACGAAAGAGAGTATTTCACAGTTGAAAAAGAATGGCGTACATGTAGCGATCGCTACTGGACGAGGTCCATTTATGTTTGAACCTATTCGTGAGGAATTAGAGGTTGATTCGTTTGTAAGCTTTAACGGATCATATGTTGTCTTTAAAGATGAAGTGATTCATAAGACGCCATTATCTAGAGAAGCAATTCTCAAAATAGAAGAAGAAGCAGATAAGGCCGGTCATCCCCTTGTTTATCTTGATCATGAACGAGCAACAAGCAATGCTGATAATCATGAGATCATTAAAAACTGTACGTTTAATCTCATGCCTAGTTATCCCGTTTTCCACCCAGGATTCTACAAGGAGAACGAGGTTTATCAAGTTTTATTATTCTGCCAGGAACAGCATGAACATGTGTATCGAGATGGATACAAAGGCACGTTCGATTTTATACGCTGGCATGAAAATGCGTTAGACATATTGCCAACTGGTGGTTCGAAAGCCAAAGGAATTGAAGCATTCATGAACCAGATGAACATGAAACCTGAGAACGTATACGCGTTTGGTGATGCGCTAAACGATATTGAAATGCTTAAGGCAGCTGGAACAGGAATCGCGATGGGCAATGGTTTAAAAGAAGCAAAAGACGCGTCAGACTTTGTAACAAAATCAGTCGATGAAGATGGTATCTATCATGGACTTAAGCATTTTGGATTAATCTAAACATGAAACACCCTAGTTGATTTCAGCTAGGGTGTTTTTTTGTTTTAAAAGCAGTTAAAAAAGGTGGAGGAACATTCTTTGAATGACGATATAACACATACAGCAAGTATAGAACTTTTCAAATAGGAGTTGAAACGTGTGAGATTAAATGTTAAGGTGTTGTGTTTCTTTCTAGTCATTATCCTTTTAATCGGGAGCTTTCCATTCAAACCGACTTCAGCAGCAACAAAAACCGCTACAGTGAACGCAACAAGCTTAAATGTACGCACTGAACCTTCCTCATCGTCTAAACAGATTGGATCATTAAAAAAAGGGTCGATCGTTACGGTGTACAAGATAGAAAAAGGATGGGCTAACATATCTTTTCAGGATAGAAAAGCATGGGTTAGTTCCGCGTACATAAAGGAAAATCATTCGACGGGTTCCCATATACCATCTCAAAAGGAAGCAAAAACAGCAAAAGTCACAGCAACTTCTCTAAATGTACGTAGTGGGGCAGGAACTCAATATAAGACGGTAGGTTCGCTTAAGAATGGAGCAGTAGTTTCTGTAATTAAAGAAGAAGGCAATTGGTCTAACATAACATATGGCTCTATTAAAGGATGGGTAAGTAGTGCTTACCTATTAAACCAAACAGGTAAGCCTTCTGCAAACAAACCTGTTAAAAGCGGGAAGTGGGGAACGGTAACTGCTACGTATTTAAATTTTCGATCATCAGGAAATTTAACTTCACCGATCATCGGCTCGATTAAATATGGTACCTCTGTTCAGATTTTGTCAGAGTCAGGAAGCTGGCTTTTCATTCAAACATCGGATGGAAAGAAAGGTTGGGTATCTAGGCAATACATAACCATACAAACTGGAGGATCTCCAATCGTTACAAACCCTAAGCCTGCAACGAAACCTCCAGTTGCTCCACCTTCATCTGTCTCTAAAAAAGTTGTCGTCTTGTCAGATGGAGTGAATATTAGGCAAGGTCCCTCTACAGCGTACTTAATAGTAGGAAATGCAGATCAAGGGGACGAGTTCGCTTATTTACAATCGAAAAACGACTGGGTACAAATTAAGATGCCAAGCGGTAAAAGTGCTTGGCTAGCTGGATGGCTTGTTGCTGTTCAACAGTCACCTTCTTCACCAAACAATCCTTCAGTTCCTAAACCATCATTGGAGGGATTAAAAGGAAAAAGAATTGTAATAGATCCTGGTCATGGAGGAAATGATCCAGGTGCCACTGGGAAATCGTCAGGTACACAAGAAGCAGCTATGACATTGATGAGTGCGAGATTATTAGCTACAGAGCTCAGTGATGCAGGCGCAAAAGTGATATTAACCAGAAGTGATAATACGTATATTTCTCTTAACAAACGAGTGGAGATCAGTCATTATCATTTTGCAGATGCATTTGTAAGTTTGCATTATAACTCAGCTTCTGATAGAACCGCTACAGGGCTATTAACCTTCTATTACGGGCAGAAGGATTTAAAGTTGGCTAACTCGGTAAACACTGGATTGGTTGGAGCAAAAACGGGACTAAAAGGTGGAAATGTTAGATATGGAAACTTTCATGTGCTTCGTGAGAACAAACAACCTGCCGTTCTAGTAGAGCTTGGCTTTTTATCAAATCCATTTGATGAAAGTACTATAAAAAGTAATTCTTTTCAAACAAAAGCAGCGATGGGAATAACAAACGGATTGGCTCAATATTTTAAATAAGGTGAAGAGGCAGTGATTAAAAGTATTAACTTTTAAGCGGTGCCTCTTTTGTTTGTTTTTCTACAGGTTTTACTAGATTTTTAATTCGCTTGACTGGATTTTATGTTCACTTTATTCATATAATTAAAAGGATAAATAATAAATGTAGTTAACAATAGGTGGTGCCAAATTTGGAGAACTCTGGACTTATTCTTGAAGGTGGCGGAATGCGCGGAGTATATACGGCAGGGATACTCGATGTTTTTATGGAGAATGACCTTTATTTTCCGTATGTGATCGGTGCATCTGCTGGTGCTTGTAATGCTGTATCATACCTATCACGGCAGCATGGAAGAAATCGCACGGTGAATCTAGAATATAGCTCTCATCCTGAATATATTTCATATAAGAATTGGTTGTTTAAGAAGAAGGGTTTGTTCGGTATGGACTTTATATTTGATGAACTTCCGAACCGCCTAGTTCCCTTCGATTATGCTGCATTTAAACAATCAAAAGAACGATTTGTAGTCGTTGTAACAGACGTAAGAACTGGCCAACCCGTTTATTTAAATAAAGAAGATTACGAAGAGATGGAGATCTCAAATGTCTTACGTGCATCGTCGTCCATTCCTTTTATCGCCCCAGTGGTCGAACTTGCAGGAGGTCAGATGATGGATGGTGGGATTGCGGATCCTATTCCTGTTCATAAAGCTTTGAAAGATGGCGTCCAAAAAGGAGTCGTTGTCCTGACTCAGAATCAGGGGTATCGTAAGAAAAAGCCTAAAATGACATGGGTAACGAAAAAGTTCTATCCTGAATACACAG contains:
- a CDS encoding DUF6359 domain-containing protein translates to MFMKMTKRITNISIMVAMVLSMVLPLQQTASAADVLTVNEALVKQDKSKQVVEGYIVGTVKGGTGSSISFKHEGPFTANTNLAIADSANETDKTKILTVQLPGNDVRTALNLVDHPENLGKKVQLSGTVEAYFSVPGLKNVDKFQFIDGAPSEPQVEEVKASVEGQVVSKGTSVVLSTETADAAIYYTVDGQDPTTESTRYTSPITVNEDVTIKAVAVKEGLKNSNISEFKYQVALAGLRIHDIQGASHQSPVANKAVEGVEGIVTKVVDNNNFYMQDVKPDQDYRTSEGILVYQKDHGQAKGNLVSVDGLVKEWVLEGYSDKLKTDLAATEINASRITKLQEGQKLPKSTIIGLFGLQQPTRVIDNDNFGVFDPKEDGIDFYESLEGMLVEVKNPGVLAPQKYGELVVVPDFWKQKEFNSSGGLNITEFDYNPERIFIDINDESFVAKTGDFFLGSITGVVSYGFGNYKMLADREELPPFVEGKTKPEVTKIHEKHKELTIASFNVENFSALKEGRDSTSDEKVSRIAKSIVRNLNAPDIVGLVEMQDGNGPTNDGTTDAKASADRLIAEITAQGGPHYVYTDIAPVDGKDGGIPGGNIRVGFIYNPERVSLAEGAKGTATEAVGYKDGKLTVNPGRIDPANPAFENSRKPVAAQFMFKGESVIVVANHFNSKGGDQPLFGKKQPPFLGSEAQRLEIAGIVNQFVKNVKTEDKDAKVVLLGDFNDFEFTKTLQKVKGEELTNMIEEVPFKERYTYSYQGNAQVLDHILVTNNMARKTKVDIVHINSQFMEEHGRASDHDPVLIQVKLDKVR
- a CDS encoding Cof-type HAD-IIB family hydrolase, whose translation is MNDKIVFFDIDGTLVNDEKKIPDSTKESISQLKKNGVHVAIATGRGPFMFEPIREELEVDSFVSFNGSYVVFKDEVIHKTPLSREAILKIEEEADKAGHPLVYLDHERATSNADNHEIIKNCTFNLMPSYPVFHPGFYKENEVYQVLLFCQEQHEHVYRDGYKGTFDFIRWHENALDILPTGGSKAKGIEAFMNQMNMKPENVYAFGDALNDIEMLKAAGTGIAMGNGLKEAKDASDFVTKSVDEDGIYHGLKHFGLI
- a CDS encoding DMT family transporter, with product MMGNQKEYSRWKGIGLALAGASLWGFSGNAAEWIFSHSAMTATWLVSVRMVMAGALLLFLVSFHHNIFEVWKNKKDRFDLMIFSLTGMLGAQLTFFLSIEAGNAPTATLLQFLGPVFITIYFALKFFKWPKRKEWIAVLMALSGTFLLLTNGSLQEITVSEKAIFWGVLSGISVAVYTVYPVRLLKQYASATIVGWAMLLGGSAVSIFTQPWQANAIDWSLSLFWMLSFVVVFGTLLPFYLYLDSLKYISSTETSLLGSAEPLVATLVSVIWLGTAFGSFQTAGGMLIILTVFLLSMPEKGLIQVKQN
- a CDS encoding alpha/beta-type small acid-soluble spore protein, whose product is MARNNNSNELVVAGAQAALDQMKYEIASEFGVQLGPDTTSRANGSVGGEITKRLVQMAEQQLGGGYRR
- a CDS encoding patatin-like phospholipase family protein, with the protein product MENSGLILEGGGMRGVYTAGILDVFMENDLYFPYVIGASAGACNAVSYLSRQHGRNRTVNLEYSSHPEYISYKNWLFKKKGLFGMDFIFDELPNRLVPFDYAAFKQSKERFVVVVTDVRTGQPVYLNKEDYEEMEISNVLRASSSIPFIAPVVELAGGQMMDGGIADPIPVHKALKDGVQKGVVVLTQNQGYRKKKPKMTWVTKKFYPEYTGLDESLRGRYIKYNETLDFIEKEEKRGNLFVLRPMEKMIVKRIERDPKRLGVLYEQGRVDAINQLENLRSWLSD
- a CDS encoding SH3 domain-containing protein; translation: MRLNVKVLCFFLVIILLIGSFPFKPTSAATKTATVNATSLNVRTEPSSSSKQIGSLKKGSIVTVYKIEKGWANISFQDRKAWVSSAYIKENHSTGSHIPSQKEAKTAKVTATSLNVRSGAGTQYKTVGSLKNGAVVSVIKEEGNWSNITYGSIKGWVSSAYLLNQTGKPSANKPVKSGKWGTVTATYLNFRSSGNLTSPIIGSIKYGTSVQILSESGSWLFIQTSDGKKGWVSRQYITIQTGGSPIVTNPKPATKPPVAPPSSVSKKVVVLSDGVNIRQGPSTAYLIVGNADQGDEFAYLQSKNDWVQIKMPSGKSAWLAGWLVAVQQSPSSPNNPSVPKPSLEGLKGKRIVIDPGHGGNDPGATGKSSGTQEAAMTLMSARLLATELSDAGAKVILTRSDNTYISLNKRVEISHYHFADAFVSLHYNSASDRTATGLLTFYYGQKDLKLANSVNTGLVGAKTGLKGGNVRYGNFHVLRENKQPAVLVELGFLSNPFDESTIKSNSFQTKAAMGITNGLAQYFK